A single genomic interval of Zunongwangia sp. HGR-M22 harbors:
- a CDS encoding type II toxin-antitoxin system HigB family toxin: protein MRIVTYKRIKVFSEKHADSETPLNFWYHTITANEWNNLNELKRTFNSVDYVGNHRYVFNIKGNDYRLVAIISFNAQKLYIRFIGTHKEYDKIKDIKNI from the coding sequence ATGCGAATTGTTACTTATAAGAGAATTAAAGTATTTTCAGAAAAACACGCTGATTCTGAAACACCTTTAAATTTCTGGTATCACACAATTACAGCAAATGAATGGAACAACCTAAATGAATTAAAAAGAACTTTTAATAGTGTTGATTATGTAGGTAACCATAGATATGTCTTCAATATTAAAGGAAATGATTATAGGCTTGTTGCTATAATTTCGTTTAATGCACAGAAGCTTTACATTCGGTTCATCGGTACACATAAGGAATATGATAAAATAAAGGACATCAAAAATATTTGA
- a CDS encoding restriction endonuclease subunit S produces the protein MEVLKEKVKFQKYPGYKDSGVEWLGEAPEHWEIKRLGSLLNPISKKNRPDLPLLSITREKGVIARNIEDEEENHNYIPDDLSGYKVLREGQFGMNKMKAWQGSYGISKYTGIVSPAYYVFDFFYEVDPNFFNIAIRSKKYVSFFGSASDGVRIGQWDLSKSRMKSIPFLLPPKQEQIAIAGFLDEKCVKIDAAIAQKQKLIEHLKERKQIIIQNAVTKGLDPDVKMKDSGVEWIGEIPEHWDCIRIKHLSKKITDGEHISPEFTNDGMPFLSAKDIRDGYIKFPNNKFVSYRDGKKFRQRCNPEKGDLLLVSRGATIGRISQVDTDKEFCLLGSVILIKTNHKIANDFIVVAMANDKLKEEFLNTSHHSAQQAIYIVKAAEVYIPAPPLLEQNEIVSYLEIERKKIDNAIQLHQQQIEKLKEYKSSLIDAAVTGKIKVS, from the coding sequence ATGGAAGTTTTAAAAGAAAAAGTTAAGTTCCAGAAATATCCGGGCTATAAGGATTCCGGGGTGGAATGGCTTGGGGAAGCACCAGAGCATTGGGAAATAAAAAGATTAGGTTCACTGCTAAATCCTATTTCTAAAAAAAACAGACCTGATTTACCTCTTCTTTCCATTACCAGAGAAAAGGGAGTTATAGCCCGAAATATTGAAGATGAGGAAGAAAATCATAATTATATACCTGATGACCTTAGCGGCTATAAAGTCCTTAGGGAAGGGCAGTTTGGAATGAACAAAATGAAAGCCTGGCAGGGATCCTATGGAATTTCAAAATATACAGGAATTGTAAGCCCGGCTTATTATGTATTTGATTTTTTCTATGAGGTAGATCCTAACTTTTTTAATATCGCCATTCGATCAAAAAAGTATGTTTCATTTTTCGGAAGTGCTTCTGATGGAGTAAGAATAGGACAATGGGATCTTTCTAAAAGTAGAATGAAGTCGATACCTTTTCTTCTACCTCCAAAACAAGAACAAATCGCCATCGCCGGTTTCCTGGATGAAAAATGTGTTAAGATCGATGCTGCTATTGCGCAAAAACAAAAGCTTATCGAGCATTTAAAAGAGCGCAAGCAGATCATCATTCAAAACGCGGTGACCAAAGGCCTGGATCCAGATGTCAAAATGAAGGATTCCGGAGTGGAATGGATCGGGGAGATCCCGGAGCATTGGGATTGCATACGTATTAAACATTTGTCTAAAAAAATCACTGACGGTGAGCATATTTCTCCTGAATTTACAAATGATGGCATGCCTTTTTTATCTGCAAAGGATATTCGGGATGGTTATATCAAATTCCCAAACAACAAGTTTGTTAGCTATCGAGATGGCAAAAAATTCAGACAAAGATGTAACCCTGAAAAGGGAGACTTATTGCTTGTAAGTCGTGGAGCTACTATTGGAAGAATTTCTCAGGTAGATACTGATAAAGAATTTTGTTTGCTCGGTAGCGTGATTCTAATCAAAACTAATCATAAAATAGCAAATGATTTTATCGTAGTAGCTATGGCTAACGATAAACTTAAAGAGGAATTTCTTAATACTTCACACCACAGTGCACAGCAGGCAATTTACATCGTTAAAGCTGCAGAAGTTTACATCCCAGCACCTCCATTACTGGAACAAAATGAAATTGTATCCTATTTAGAAATTGAGAGAAAAAAAATAGATAATGCTATTCAACTTCATCAACAGCAAATCGAAAAATTAAAGGAATATAAGAGTAGTTTAATAGACGCGGCGGTGACGGGGAAGATAAAGGTGAGTTAA
- a CDS encoding sacsin N-terminal ATP-binding-like domain-containing protein, which yields MSIRNKVKEILETRWKDLKNPTNLLSVYEIEKQTNKGYNGRQLLELFQNCEDEGASTVRIFLETETQTLKISNDGAKSFSFKGYRSIFYPGLSAKVSSGYIGNKGLGFRSIINWSNEVSIISNGFKIVFNENFKEDILANKLGYSENDLKEIRKERNFKDNVFPIPFLNSCKIDDLDLDHAYTTTIEIRYKKEKEADIVKQLESISEKTLLFLKNIDTIQIEGDVLENTISVKRRKIDEYHSEITHEGEIFYVISDDGIVDESLVEDRESNEPKRYSVKIAYNNDLSFSDEVMYNYFKTQIPFELPFVVHASLELDQNRNHSTESKINDFVLEKLFQLHLRFIEVLKNRLDKSWLPYLSINNNDFDVYRPYSDLIDDYWEDFKVYPTLCGEYHTKEIAKDLGNGIAKFMEENYLHNHYRHQIIYCDLEADPNQYIDRPDDYEKIIEKIAVNLKDRQRAEYVKLLLEEYPDQKFSVLIDEKGQIIHAEDYVFTNKTSKNSELKVPVYSHIRFLNSELYKALISELELTEERNKGRVLKDRLEEISNVQSFEPQTVIDKIVFETKNILVEAEDKQEILKEFYQTLFHNYQYRGENPLIIFSSVPCLNRRNKVKNINELVLSSEFEIGKKSKDIFPDLYNQNQIICELNKLGLENQDIDEVEEFLKWLGVNQFTIIHKLNSDIPEDYIEYIGNEHSSNITSYTLYSALNLEKIINSPKYDINQIVALISLDEQIKNIFSNFHSTYSNRESLSYSFRGTKYISNFENFIFYSISKTYNVGNYLITNKRSIWFNPFIIDYDYLKSINPSLEKNEVDRILKFLGAKQDFNQLDIEYLKEQTQILADKENHKGAQVFYKSLVSHYRENEEEILNANLYARVGNDIKVKNAEQIYYSDRIQLPESLTTKFPILYYPSRSGGTKAIELFGLKNLNELNLKMERMRSNELISPEFQIFLQEIKPFILAFRLDKITKEDVKKNQVQLLNKLKINCCEDLICSLEDQKFEIAPFDYIYINDEFYLNIPADINLTDLRKNKQFRDNLSDIFLKVFDTQDEKKTFETIIIQSKDDNLYDINNDLAEGILEEAKILLGEISIRLSIWTAIFDLKEIKIHENLDDNNLEEIINQFFPTLDQDLFFISDDNLDQLRRIKGVFDFLGVDLKEYNSASEYKISFDKLYNQEFKKYYSLIKKNLKDQIWDYLSSREVVYQKQFIKWLYKIEHLFDNQEFKESASNYDFEEIIISELRKEFPSLKFELNNDQYQHYDLINRKNLSMLSEDEELELRRDEVLNSLSYFRGQLDFIKSELKMLSVKEEEAKTDDFNIDDTVTSDLVQEFEIQLGNQEEEVRSPQGPWLGDNRELNPNQKKKLGNKVEKIVEEYLLSRPDLYSQVEHLAKTHEGEHYDLRYYDAVEEKTKYVECKFYNGASFIISREEKKFADDNVDQFEIWLVNKDSKIFRIKDITLLGELKPVNYRVNLKLNEYAISN from the coding sequence ATGAGTATACGAAATAAAGTAAAGGAAATTCTAGAAACGCGTTGGAAAGATTTAAAAAATCCCACCAACCTCCTGAGCGTTTATGAAATAGAAAAACAGACAAATAAAGGATACAATGGCAGGCAATTACTTGAACTTTTTCAGAATTGTGAAGATGAAGGTGCTTCTACAGTACGTATTTTTCTAGAAACCGAAACTCAGACATTGAAAATCAGCAACGATGGTGCTAAATCTTTTTCATTCAAAGGTTATAGATCAATCTTCTATCCAGGTCTATCTGCAAAAGTTTCATCAGGATATATAGGGAATAAAGGATTGGGTTTTCGTTCCATTATAAATTGGTCAAATGAAGTTTCTATCATAAGTAATGGCTTTAAGATTGTTTTTAATGAAAACTTTAAGGAAGATATCCTGGCTAACAAATTGGGATATTCAGAAAATGATTTGAAAGAAATTAGAAAGGAAAGAAACTTTAAGGATAATGTTTTTCCAATTCCATTTCTTAACAGCTGTAAAATAGACGATCTCGACTTAGACCATGCATATACCACGACCATAGAAATCAGGTATAAGAAAGAAAAGGAAGCAGATATAGTTAAGCAATTAGAATCGATCAGTGAAAAGACCTTATTATTCCTTAAGAACATCGATACCATTCAGATTGAAGGTGATGTTCTTGAGAATACTATCTCGGTAAAAAGGAGGAAGATTGATGAGTACCACTCTGAAATAACTCATGAAGGGGAAATCTTCTATGTTATTAGTGATGATGGAATTGTAGATGAAAGTTTGGTAGAGGATCGGGAATCAAATGAACCAAAAAGATATAGTGTAAAGATCGCCTATAATAATGATCTTTCATTTAGTGATGAAGTAATGTACAACTATTTCAAAACACAAATCCCATTTGAACTTCCATTTGTTGTACATGCGAGTTTAGAATTAGACCAGAATAGAAATCATAGCACAGAATCAAAAATAAACGATTTCGTTTTAGAGAAGTTATTTCAACTTCATTTAAGGTTTATTGAAGTTTTAAAGAATAGGCTTGATAAATCGTGGTTGCCATATCTTTCCATTAATAATAATGATTTTGATGTATACCGACCATATTCAGATTTGATCGATGATTACTGGGAAGATTTCAAAGTTTATCCAACTTTATGTGGTGAATATCATACTAAAGAAATTGCTAAAGATCTTGGTAATGGGATTGCTAAATTTATGGAAGAGAACTATCTGCATAATCATTACCGGCATCAAATCATCTACTGTGATTTAGAAGCAGATCCAAATCAATATATCGATAGACCGGACGATTATGAGAAAATTATTGAAAAAATCGCTGTAAACCTGAAAGATAGACAAAGGGCGGAATATGTCAAACTTCTTTTAGAAGAATATCCAGACCAAAAGTTTAGTGTTTTAATCGATGAGAAAGGTCAAATAATACATGCCGAAGATTATGTGTTTACTAATAAAACCTCAAAGAATAGCGAATTAAAAGTTCCGGTTTACTCTCACATAAGATTTCTTAATTCTGAATTATATAAAGCGTTAATTTCAGAACTAGAATTAACCGAAGAAAGAAATAAGGGGAGAGTCTTAAAAGATCGATTAGAAGAAATTTCAAATGTTCAATCTTTCGAACCTCAAACGGTAATTGATAAAATTGTATTCGAAACAAAGAATATCCTTGTGGAAGCTGAGGATAAGCAAGAAATCTTAAAAGAATTTTATCAAACTCTTTTCCATAATTACCAGTACAGAGGCGAGAATCCTTTAATAATTTTTTCAAGCGTCCCATGTTTGAATCGTAGAAATAAGGTGAAGAATATCAATGAATTGGTTCTCTCTAGTGAATTTGAAATTGGTAAAAAATCAAAAGATATCTTTCCAGATTTATATAATCAGAATCAAATTATTTGTGAGCTCAATAAGCTCGGGTTGGAAAATCAAGATATTGATGAAGTCGAAGAATTTTTAAAATGGTTAGGAGTTAATCAATTCACCATTATTCATAAGTTAAATTCCGATATACCTGAGGATTATATTGAATATATAGGTAATGAGCACAGTTCGAATATTACCAGCTATACGCTCTATTCAGCGCTTAATCTTGAAAAAATTATAAATAGCCCAAAATATGACATAAATCAAATAGTTGCCTTAATTTCATTAGACGAACAAATAAAAAATATCTTTTCAAATTTTCATTCAACTTATTCTAATAGAGAAAGTTTAAGCTATAGTTTCCGAGGAACCAAGTATATCTCTAATTTTGAGAATTTTATTTTTTATAGTATCTCTAAAACATATAATGTCGGGAATTATCTTATAACTAATAAGAGGAGTATTTGGTTTAATCCATTTATAATTGATTATGATTATCTCAAGAGTATCAATCCAAGTCTAGAAAAGAATGAAGTAGATAGAATTCTTAAATTTCTTGGTGCTAAGCAGGATTTTAATCAACTCGATATTGAATATTTAAAAGAACAAACTCAAATCCTGGCTGATAAGGAAAACCATAAGGGAGCCCAAGTGTTTTATAAAAGTCTAGTAAGTCATTATAGAGAAAATGAAGAAGAAATTTTAAACGCTAATTTATATGCTAGAGTAGGAAATGACATTAAGGTAAAGAATGCAGAGCAGATATACTATAGTGATAGAATTCAGCTTCCAGAATCCCTTACAACGAAATTTCCGATTCTGTATTATCCATCACGTTCTGGAGGAACTAAAGCTATAGAATTGTTTGGGTTAAAGAACTTAAACGAATTGAACTTAAAAATGGAAAGGATGAGGAGTAACGAACTTATTTCTCCAGAATTCCAGATTTTTCTTCAAGAAATAAAACCATTCATTTTAGCCTTCAGGTTGGATAAGATTACTAAAGAAGATGTCAAAAAAAATCAGGTTCAATTATTAAATAAGTTAAAAATAAATTGCTGTGAGGATCTTATCTGTAGTCTAGAGGATCAAAAATTTGAAATTGCTCCGTTCGATTACATCTATATCAATGATGAGTTTTATTTAAATATACCTGCAGATATAAATCTCACTGATCTCCGAAAAAATAAACAGTTTAGAGATAATCTTTCAGACATTTTTCTAAAGGTTTTTGATACTCAAGACGAGAAAAAAACCTTCGAAACAATTATTATTCAATCTAAAGATGATAATCTATATGATATTAATAATGACCTTGCAGAAGGCATTTTAGAAGAAGCAAAAATTTTACTCGGCGAAATAAGTATTCGATTGTCCATATGGACGGCCATCTTTGATTTGAAAGAAATTAAGATTCATGAAAACTTAGATGATAACAACCTAGAAGAAATTATAAATCAATTTTTCCCAACCTTAGATCAAGATCTTTTTTTTATTTCTGACGATAATCTTGATCAACTTCGGCGAATTAAAGGAGTTTTTGATTTTTTAGGTGTTGACTTGAAGGAATATAATAGTGCCTCTGAATATAAAATCTCCTTTGATAAATTATATAATCAGGAATTTAAAAAATATTACAGCCTAATAAAGAAAAATCTTAAGGATCAAATTTGGGACTATCTTTCATCAAGAGAAGTGGTTTATCAAAAGCAATTCATAAAATGGCTATATAAAATTGAACATTTATTTGATAATCAAGAATTCAAAGAAAGTGCCTCCAATTATGATTTTGAAGAAATTATTATTTCGGAATTGAGGAAAGAGTTTCCCTCACTAAAATTTGAATTAAATAATGATCAGTATCAGCATTATGACCTTATAAACAGAAAAAATCTTTCAATGCTATCAGAAGATGAAGAACTGGAGTTAAGAAGAGATGAGGTTTTAAATAGTTTGAGCTATTTCCGGGGTCAATTAGATTTTATAAAATCGGAACTTAAAATGTTAAGTGTAAAAGAAGAAGAAGCTAAAACCGATGATTTTAATATCGATGACACTGTAACGAGCGATCTAGTTCAGGAATTTGAGATACAATTAGGAAATCAGGAAGAAGAAGTTAGAAGCCCTCAAGGCCCTTGGTTAGGTGACAATAGGGAATTGAATCCTAACCAAAAAAAGAAGCTTGGAAATAAAGTTGAAAAAATTGTAGAAGAATATTTGTTGAGTAGACCGGATTTATATTCTCAGGTTGAGCACTTAGCCAAAACACATGAAGGTGAACATTATGATCTCCGGTATTATGATGCAGTAGAAGAGAAGACAAAATATGTTGAATGTAAATTTTATAATGGAGCCTCCTTTATCATTAGTAGAGAGGAAAAAAAATTTGCTGATGACAATGTAGATCAATTTGAAATTTGGTTAGTAAATAAGGATTCAAAAATCTTCCGCATAAAAGATATCACACTCCTTGGTGAATTAAAGCCGGTCAATTACCGAGTAAATTTAAAATTAAATGAGTATGCCATCTCAAACTAA
- a CDS encoding type I restriction-modification system subunit M: MTQQVHNKLVSFIWSIADDCLRDVYVRGKYRDVILPMVVLRRLDALLEPTKDAVMEELAFQRDEAGFTEWDEGGLREASGYVFYNISDFTLQKLHDTATNSQQILKANFEDYLNGFSPNVKEIIDKFKLKSQIRHMANKDVLLDVLEKFTSPHINLTPFEKEDPDGRKLPALSNLGMGYVFEELIRKFNEENNEEAGEHFTPREVIELMTHLVFEPIKDKLPPVMTIYDPACGSGGMLTEAQNFIKDEEGAIKALGDVYLYGKEINDETYAICKSDMMIKGNNPENIRVGSTLSVDEFAGTSFDFMLSNPPYGKSWSSEQKYIKDGKEVIDPRFKIHLKDYWGNEEEADAIPRSSDGQLLFLMEMVNKMKPKQQSPYGSRIASVHNGSSLFTGDAGGGESNIRRYIIENDLLEAIIQMPNNLFYNTGITTYIWLLSNNKADHRKGKVQLIDAGQLYQKLRKNLGNKNCEFSPEHIDEIVKNYTEMQPVSRKIDAETNAEIEGLASQVFDNEDFGYYKVTIERPKRLKAQFTAERIEELRFDKQLKEPMLWAWNEFGEEVYTKLKEHEKEILAWCEENDLNLSSKNRKKLLSSKTWKKQKGLFELAEKLHKAIGEKEYSDFNIFKKEVDAKLKELKLKPGASEKNAVFSAISWYDAEAEKVIKKKEKLGGEKLSNLLAHLNCKEEDLADFGYFPSGKAGEYLIYETESDLRDYENVPLKEQIHQYFLDEVKPHVPEAWIDLDKTKIGYEISFNKYFYRHTPLRSLNTVAKEILELEEKNEGLIMDILNLA; this comes from the coding sequence ATGACTCAACAAGTTCATAATAAACTAGTTTCTTTTATCTGGTCTATTGCGGATGATTGCCTGCGGGATGTTTACGTTCGTGGAAAATACCGTGATGTGATCCTACCCATGGTGGTTTTACGCCGTCTCGACGCCTTACTGGAACCTACAAAAGATGCCGTGATGGAAGAACTGGCTTTCCAACGTGACGAAGCAGGCTTTACCGAATGGGATGAAGGCGGACTGCGCGAGGCTTCCGGATATGTTTTTTACAATATCAGTGATTTCACCCTTCAGAAGTTACATGACACCGCAACCAATTCGCAGCAGATCCTGAAGGCGAATTTTGAAGATTATTTGAATGGTTTCAGTCCAAATGTAAAAGAGATCATCGACAAGTTTAAACTGAAGAGCCAGATAAGGCATATGGCGAATAAAGATGTTTTACTGGATGTGCTTGAAAAATTCACTTCGCCGCATATCAATTTGACGCCTTTTGAAAAAGAAGATCCCGATGGTAGAAAACTTCCCGCGCTTTCCAATTTGGGAATGGGTTATGTTTTTGAAGAACTCATCAGGAAGTTCAACGAAGAGAATAATGAAGAGGCCGGGGAGCATTTTACGCCGCGTGAGGTGATTGAGTTAATGACGCACCTGGTATTCGAACCTATCAAAGACAAACTGCCTCCGGTAATGACCATCTATGATCCTGCCTGCGGGAGTGGTGGGATGCTTACCGAAGCTCAGAACTTCATCAAGGATGAGGAAGGTGCGATCAAAGCTTTGGGCGATGTGTATCTCTACGGAAAAGAGATCAACGATGAGACCTATGCTATCTGCAAGAGTGATATGATGATCAAGGGGAACAACCCCGAAAATATTCGTGTGGGTTCTACGCTTTCTGTAGATGAATTCGCTGGTACCAGTTTCGACTTTATGCTTTCCAATCCGCCGTATGGGAAATCCTGGAGCAGCGAGCAGAAATATATCAAAGACGGAAAGGAAGTAATAGATCCGCGGTTTAAGATACATCTGAAAGATTACTGGGGCAATGAGGAAGAGGCAGATGCCATTCCGCGTTCCTCAGACGGGCAGTTGCTGTTCCTTATGGAGATGGTGAATAAGATGAAGCCGAAACAGCAAAGTCCTTACGGTTCCAGGATCGCTTCGGTGCATAACGGTTCTAGTTTGTTTACCGGTGATGCAGGTGGTGGAGAGAGCAATATCAGGAGATATATTATTGAAAATGACCTTCTGGAAGCCATAATCCAGATGCCGAATAACCTTTTTTATAATACCGGTATTACCACTTATATCTGGCTGCTGAGCAATAATAAAGCCGATCACAGGAAAGGTAAAGTGCAATTGATCGATGCCGGGCAGCTGTATCAAAAACTTCGGAAAAATCTCGGAAACAAGAACTGCGAATTCTCTCCGGAACATATCGACGAAATCGTAAAGAATTATACCGAAATGCAGCCGGTTAGTCGAAAGATAGATGCTGAAACCAATGCCGAGATCGAAGGCCTGGCTTCACAGGTTTTCGATAATGAGGATTTTGGGTATTATAAAGTAACCATAGAAAGACCGAAACGTTTAAAGGCTCAATTCACTGCGGAAAGGATCGAAGAACTGCGTTTTGATAAACAACTAAAGGAACCCATGCTATGGGCTTGGAATGAGTTTGGAGAGGAAGTTTATACTAAGTTGAAGGAACACGAAAAAGAAATCCTAGCCTGGTGTGAGGAGAATGACCTGAACCTGAGCAGCAAAAACCGGAAAAAGCTGCTGAGCTCTAAAACCTGGAAAAAGCAAAAGGGCTTGTTCGAACTTGCAGAGAAACTGCATAAGGCGATCGGGGAAAAAGAGTATTCCGACTTCAATATTTTTAAGAAAGAAGTAGATGCTAAGCTGAAGGAATTAAAACTGAAACCCGGCGCCTCCGAAAAAAATGCTGTTTTTAGCGCAATTAGCTGGTATGATGCTGAAGCTGAAAAAGTGATCAAAAAGAAGGAAAAGTTGGGCGGGGAAAAACTGAGCAATTTACTGGCTCATTTGAACTGTAAAGAAGAAGACCTTGCCGACTTTGGTTATTTCCCTTCCGGAAAAGCGGGAGAGTATTTGATATACGAAACCGAAAGCGACCTCCGGGATTACGAGAACGTACCTTTAAAAGAGCAAATTCACCAGTACTTTTTAGACGAGGTAAAACCTCACGTACCCGAAGCCTGGATAGACCTTGATAAAACCAAAATTGGGTACGAGATAAGCTTCAACAAATATTTCTACAGGCATACACCTCTGCGTTCGCTGAATACAGTAGCCAAAGAGATCCTGGAATTGGAGGAGAAGAATGAAGGTTTGATCATGGATATTTTAAACCTGGCTTAA
- a CDS encoding helix-turn-helix domain-containing protein produces MIQTEKEYQAIVNRIEKLLENPDNIENTESADYIELNVLSDLVADYEELNYPISKPNLAEVIKLRMAEMGLNQKRLSELLGVSSSRISEYLNGKSEPPLKIAREISIKMGIDASIVLGV; encoded by the coding sequence ATGATACAAACAGAAAAAGAATACCAAGCAATAGTTAATCGTATTGAAAAACTTTTAGAGAACCCAGATAACATAGAAAACACAGAATCTGCTGATTACATAGAATTGAATGTATTATCTGATTTAGTTGCCGATTATGAAGAGCTTAACTATCCTATATCTAAACCTAATCTCGCTGAAGTCATAAAATTACGTATGGCTGAAATGGGCTTAAACCAAAAACGACTATCAGAACTATTAGGAGTAAGTTCTTCTAGAATTAGTGAGTATTTAAATGGTAAGAGCGAACCACCCTTAAAAATTGCTAGAGAAATAAGCATTAAGATGGGAATTGATGCTTCTATTGTATTAGGGGTATAA